Proteins found in one Nostoc sp. NIES-3756 genomic segment:
- a CDS encoding Uma2 family endonuclease, whose protein sequence is MTALTLQLPSHLQLTDEGFEQIVAANRDLRLELTAKGELVIMSPTGGETGNRNFDLLGQLWFWNSQNNLGKAFDSSTGFKLPNGATRSPDASWVEMARWNALTPQQRKKFLPLCPDFVVELVSETDDVEDTQAKMVEYLANGLQLGWLINPKDKVVIIYRPNQAPEILQSPTTLSGEDVLPGFILNLQPIFA, encoded by the coding sequence ATGACTGCATTGACTTTACAATTACCTTCCCATCTCCAATTGACAGATGAAGGATTTGAGCAGATTGTAGCTGCAAATCGAGACTTACGTTTGGAATTAACCGCTAAAGGGGAATTAGTCATCATGTCACCCACTGGGGGAGAAACAGGAAATCGTAATTTTGACTTATTAGGTCAATTATGGTTTTGGAATAGCCAAAATAATTTAGGAAAAGCTTTTGATTCTTCCACAGGCTTTAAACTTCCCAACGGTGCGACTCGTTCCCCTGATGCTTCTTGGGTAGAAATGGCAAGATGGAATGCTCTTACACCACAACAAAGAAAAAAATTCTTACCTTTGTGTCCTGATTTTGTGGTGGAATTAGTTTCGGAAACTGATGATGTAGAAGATACTCAGGCGAAGATGGTCGAATACTTGGCAAATGGCTTGCAACTAGGCTGGTTAATTAATCCCAAGGATAAAGTTGTCATAATTTATCGTCCAAATCAAGCACCGGAAATTTTACAGTCTCCCACAACTTTGTCTGGGGAAGATGTTCTGCCTGGGTTTATTCTGAATTTACAGCCAATTTTTGCTTGA
- a CDS encoding O-methyltransferase encodes MTQEQWNAVDRYITDLFIPPDPVLDITLQSSAAAGLPPHNVSPNQGKLLLLLAQIQGARTILEIGTLGAYSTIWLARALPTDGRLITLEANPKHAEVAYSNIVNAGLKDIVDLRVGQALDILTQLAAEEVSPFDLIFIDADKPNNPEYLKWALKLSRPGTLIIADNVVRNGTVIDSNSNDPNVQGIRRFNEILASEPRVSATAIQTVGSKGYDGFALIRVIAD; translated from the coding sequence ATGACTCAGGAGCAATGGAACGCAGTAGATCGCTACATCACCGATTTGTTCATACCACCCGATCCTGTGTTAGATATCACGCTCCAGTCTAGCGCTGCTGCTGGTCTACCTCCACACAATGTTTCACCCAATCAAGGTAAATTACTGCTACTGCTGGCACAAATTCAAGGGGCGCGAACTATTCTCGAAATTGGCACACTAGGGGCTTACAGTACAATCTGGTTAGCACGGGCTTTACCTACTGATGGTCGTCTAATTACCTTAGAAGCTAACCCAAAGCACGCCGAAGTTGCTTATTCTAATATCGTCAATGCTGGTCTGAAGGATATTGTAGATTTGCGTGTCGGACAAGCTCTCGATATCTTGACACAACTCGCCGCCGAGGAAGTCAGCCCCTTTGACCTCATTTTCATTGATGCCGACAAGCCAAACAATCCAGAATATTTAAAGTGGGCGCTTAAGCTGTCCCGTCCTGGTACTCTCATCATCGCCGATAATGTTGTGCGTAACGGAACTGTGATTGACTCCAATAGTAACGATCCTAATGTTCAAGGAATACGCCGTTTCAATGAAATATTAGCATCTGAACCGCGTGTGAGCGCTACAGCAATCCAAACAGTAGGCAGCAAAGGTTACGATGGGTTTGCGCTAATCCGTGTTATTGCTGATTAA